One Nicotiana sylvestris chromosome 12, ASM39365v2, whole genome shotgun sequence genomic window carries:
- the LOC138883673 gene encoding uncharacterized protein, which produces MVQGSKQWHEVFPFALLGYRSTVCTSVGATPYLLVYGTEVVIPAEVEIPSLRIVAEAEIDEEDEWVKTRLEQLSLIDEKRLAAVCHGQLYQKRMARAYNKKVHPRKFEVGQQVLKRILPHQADAKGKFAPN; this is translated from the coding sequence atggtgcaaggATCCAAGCAATGGCATGAGGTGTTTccctttgcgttgttgggttatcgcagtACTGTTTGTACTTCAGTAGGCGCAACTCCTTACTTATTGGTATATGGCACAGAAGtagtgatacccgcggaagttgaaattccatccctccgaattgttgctgaagccgaaattgatgaagaagatgagtgggtcaaaacccgtctggagcaattgagtttgattgatgaaaaaaggtTGGCAGcggtatgtcatggccagttgtatcaaaagagaatggcaagagcgtacaacaagaaggtgcatccccgaaaatttgaagtgggtcagcaagtattgaaacgcatccttccacatcaagcTGAcgctaaaggcaagttcgccccaaattga